Proteins encoded together in one Streptomyces umbrinus window:
- a CDS encoding alpha/beta fold hydrolase, with the protein MIRDHVTLAVHDHGGKGTPLLLLHGAGRTLADWAAVAPLLARHHRVLAVDLRGHGYSPDGTWGIAEVLADIEAVLDTHGIPGALPVGHSLGGMLAVRYALDHPGITPGAVNLDGYGWGSPGQYVGLDRAYVEERLAQVRELAATVAGQVVPPGGLKDLLAQQRAMSVQLGIPYELLEAGVRRSVHERTDGQLELRPGREHALELLAEIDSLDLFALFRRMDRPLLLGRALRPVPSIPGLDWFDELMAAYAKGLARDLAELADSRAEVTVADIDGTHAMLLENPRPVADAILGFAAGLSVDRP; encoded by the coding sequence ATGATCCGAGACCACGTCACCCTCGCCGTCCACGACCACGGCGGCAAGGGCACCCCGCTCCTGCTGCTGCACGGCGCCGGCCGTACTCTCGCGGACTGGGCCGCCGTCGCCCCGCTCCTCGCCCGCCACCACCGGGTGCTGGCCGTGGACCTGAGAGGACACGGGTACTCGCCGGACGGCACGTGGGGCATCGCCGAGGTGCTCGCGGACATCGAGGCGGTCCTGGACACGCACGGCATTCCCGGGGCGCTCCCCGTCGGCCACTCGCTCGGCGGGATGCTCGCCGTCCGGTACGCCCTCGACCACCCGGGAATCACTCCGGGCGCGGTGAACCTGGACGGATACGGGTGGGGGAGCCCCGGCCAGTACGTCGGCCTCGATCGGGCGTACGTCGAGGAACGGCTCGCCCAGGTACGGGAGTTGGCCGCGACGGTCGCGGGCCAGGTCGTTCCCCCGGGCGGGCTCAAGGACCTGCTCGCCCAGCAGAGGGCGATGTCCGTGCAACTGGGCATCCCTTACGAGCTGTTGGAGGCGGGTGTCCGGCGCTCCGTCCACGAACGCACCGACGGACAACTGGAGTTGCGGCCCGGGCGGGAGCACGCCCTGGAGCTGCTGGCCGAGATCGACTCGCTCGACCTCTTCGCGCTCTTCCGCCGCATGGACCGGCCCCTGCTGCTCGGCCGCGCGCTGCGGCCGGTGCCCTCGATCCCGGGCCTCGACTGGTTCGACGAGCTGATGGCGGCCTACGCGAAGGGACTCGCCCGGGATCTGGCCGAACTGGCCGACAGCCGTGCCGAGGTGACCGTCGCCGACATCGACGGCACCCACGCGATGCTGCTGGAGAACCCGCGCCCCGTCGCCGACGCGATCCTGGGCTTCGCGGCGGGGCTCTCCGTCGACCGACCGTGA
- a CDS encoding endo alpha-1,4 polygalactosaminidase codes for MPVKRGARVGVFRAAAALIVLAALASCTSDPDDKGPDESTKPSPKAVRLPPVHAGFDYQIGGAYPPPAGVRVVARDRKAEPARGLYNICYVNAFQAQPDERDDWPADLLLRDKKGKVVVDGDWDEALLDIGTPARRERVAARINEWIDGCADKGYDAVEPDNLDSFTRSRGLLSSADATAFVKLLSDHAHSRGLAIGQKNTVELAGQRGRTGLDFAVAEECGEYDECGEYAEAFDDRVVVIEYTDNGFRKARSGFGDRLSIVRRDVLVSTPDSADYVRKTR; via the coding sequence ATGCCCGTCAAGCGTGGCGCCCGCGTGGGAGTGTTCCGGGCGGCCGCTGCCCTGATCGTCCTCGCGGCACTGGCCTCCTGTACGTCGGATCCGGACGACAAGGGCCCGGACGAGTCCACGAAGCCGAGCCCCAAGGCCGTTCGGCTGCCCCCCGTGCACGCGGGTTTCGACTACCAGATCGGCGGCGCCTATCCGCCGCCCGCCGGTGTCCGTGTCGTCGCCCGCGACCGCAAGGCCGAACCCGCGCGCGGCCTCTACAACATCTGTTACGTCAACGCGTTCCAGGCCCAGCCGGACGAGCGGGACGACTGGCCCGCCGACCTGCTGCTGCGCGACAAGAAAGGCAAGGTCGTCGTCGACGGCGACTGGGACGAGGCCCTGCTCGACATCGGCACGCCCGCCAGGCGTGAGCGCGTCGCGGCCAGGATCAACGAGTGGATCGACGGCTGCGCGGACAAGGGCTACGACGCCGTCGAGCCGGACAACCTCGACAGCTTCACCCGCTCCCGCGGTCTGCTGAGCTCCGCCGACGCCACCGCCTTCGTCAAACTGCTCTCGGACCACGCGCACTCCCGGGGCCTGGCCATCGGGCAGAAGAACACCGTGGAGCTGGCCGGTCAACGAGGCCGTACGGGGCTCGACTTCGCGGTGGCGGAGGAGTGCGGCGAGTACGACGAGTGCGGTGAGTACGCCGAGGCGTTCGACGACCGGGTCGTGGTGATCGAGTACACCGACAACGGTTTCAGGAAGGCCCGTTCGGGCTTCGGCGACCGGCTGAGCATCGTGCGCCGGGATGTGCTGGTGTCGACGCCCGACAGCGCCGACTACGTCCGCAAGACCCGCTGA
- a CDS encoding ABC transporter substrate-binding protein — protein MTRTRGVLCPVERRGLLKGAAAIAAAPLLGACSQGASDGVDADGRVTVELWHGQVDIAKDAIQALVTEFNRTHPRIRVDAGGGGVISDAMLQKVTAALAAGSYPDIAYVFGSDLASIARSPRVVDLTDAMRGGPTPWNSFWAPVREAVSVNGKVRAAPALLDSLAVVYNRKLFRQAGVPFPEAGWTWDEFADTARKLTDSGRGVFGTGWPGTVDEDTVWRLWPMIWDLGGDVVADDGKSIGFAGQGVRALDTLRQLVRDKSVYVDPKPGGEQMYQVFLGGRMAMVATGPWQLPDILDAEVDYDVVPLPSYSGRPVTISGPDTWTVFDNGSARSRAAVEFVQWMMRPEQDARWDIRAGSLPLGSATERRPQWRKHSRETTGLAVFTDALDSARVRPVHAAYPQISQALGEAIVSVLLGRDSPAKALRRCADKADAALLIPR, from the coding sequence ATGACTCGAACCCGAGGTGTTCTGTGCCCTGTTGAGCGCCGCGGCCTGCTCAAAGGGGCTGCCGCGATCGCCGCCGCGCCGCTGCTGGGCGCCTGTTCGCAGGGCGCGTCCGACGGCGTGGATGCCGACGGGAGAGTGACCGTGGAGCTGTGGCACGGCCAGGTCGACATCGCCAAGGACGCGATACAGGCGCTGGTCACGGAGTTCAACCGGACGCATCCGAGGATCCGGGTGGACGCCGGTGGCGGCGGGGTCATCTCCGACGCGATGCTGCAGAAGGTGACGGCCGCGCTGGCCGCCGGTTCGTATCCGGACATCGCGTACGTCTTCGGCTCCGACCTCGCCAGCATCGCTCGCAGCCCCCGTGTCGTCGACCTGACCGACGCGATGCGCGGCGGCCCCACGCCCTGGAACAGTTTCTGGGCGCCGGTACGCGAAGCAGTCAGCGTCAACGGCAAGGTGCGGGCCGCTCCCGCACTGCTCGACTCGCTGGCCGTCGTCTACAACAGGAAGCTGTTCCGGCAGGCCGGTGTTCCCTTCCCCGAAGCGGGCTGGACCTGGGACGAATTCGCCGACACGGCACGGAAGTTGACCGACTCCGGCCGGGGCGTCTTCGGAACGGGCTGGCCCGGCACGGTTGACGAGGACACGGTCTGGCGGCTGTGGCCGATGATCTGGGACCTGGGCGGGGACGTCGTCGCCGACGACGGCAAGAGCATCGGCTTCGCCGGCCAGGGCGTCCGGGCGCTCGACACCCTGCGGCAACTCGTCCGGGACAAGAGCGTGTACGTCGATCCGAAGCCCGGCGGCGAGCAGATGTACCAGGTGTTCCTGGGCGGCCGGATGGCGATGGTGGCGACCGGACCCTGGCAGCTGCCGGACATCCTGGACGCCGAGGTGGACTACGACGTCGTACCGCTGCCGTCCTACAGCGGGCGCCCTGTGACGATCTCGGGCCCCGACACCTGGACCGTCTTCGACAACGGCTCCGCGCGCTCGCGGGCGGCCGTGGAGTTCGTCCAGTGGATGATGCGGCCGGAGCAGGACGCCCGGTGGGACATCCGGGCCGGGAGCCTGCCCCTCGGTTCCGCGACGGAGCGGCGCCCGCAGTGGCGGAAGCACTCCCGGGAGACCACGGGACTCGCGGTGTTCACCGACGCGCTGGACTCCGCCCGCGTCCGGCCCGTCCATGCCGCGTATCCGCAGATCTCCCAGGCGCTCGGCGAGGCGATCGTCTCCGTGCTGCTCGGCCGGGACTCCCCCGCCAAGGCGCTGCGCCGGTGCGCCGACAAGGCCGACGCGGCGCTGCTCATCCCGCGCTGA
- a CDS encoding carbohydrate ABC transporter permease, producing MTSLPRAITLAPQSQPRAPAASRRGARRRARREKATAWAFIAPSVLVILGLGIVPVVWSLLLSFRADDLVTPGRWVGLDNYRALAQDPNFHTAVGNTLLYSALFVPLSLLGGLALALALNRRIRFIGLYRTLLFIPFVVSAAAQGVLFSFILDPEFGAANSLLHKFGVSPQGFLTDPDQAIYLLVLISLWSGVGFCVVVYLAALQDVPRELVEAARIDGAGRWRVLRHITLPALTPVTVFLLLWQLITALQVFDLVYVTTKGGPLGSTTVIVYFVWQQAFQMFTAGYGAAAAYVLALAMLVAGVALRVVRRRQGRVVEGAFR from the coding sequence ATGACATCACTGCCCCGCGCCATCACCCTCGCACCGCAGTCCCAGCCGCGGGCACCGGCCGCCTCCCGGCGCGGCGCGCGGCGGCGCGCCCGGCGGGAGAAGGCCACCGCCTGGGCGTTCATCGCCCCGTCGGTTCTCGTCATCCTCGGCCTGGGCATCGTCCCGGTCGTCTGGTCGCTGCTGCTGTCGTTCCGCGCCGACGACCTGGTCACGCCGGGCCGCTGGGTGGGCCTCGACAACTACCGGGCACTGGCCCAGGACCCCAACTTCCATACGGCGGTCGGCAATACGCTGCTGTACTCGGCGCTGTTCGTGCCGCTGAGCCTGCTCGGCGGCCTGGCGCTCGCACTCGCCCTCAACCGGCGTATCCGGTTCATCGGCCTCTACCGGACCCTGCTCTTCATCCCGTTCGTGGTGTCCGCGGCCGCGCAGGGCGTGCTGTTCTCGTTCATCCTCGATCCGGAGTTCGGCGCGGCCAACTCGCTGCTGCACAAGTTCGGCGTCTCGCCGCAGGGCTTCCTGACCGACCCCGACCAGGCCATCTACCTGCTGGTCCTGATCTCGCTGTGGAGTGGTGTCGGCTTCTGCGTGGTCGTCTATCTCGCCGCGCTGCAGGACGTACCGCGCGAACTCGTCGAGGCCGCCCGCATCGACGGGGCCGGCCGGTGGCGCGTACTGCGGCACATCACCCTCCCGGCGCTCACTCCCGTGACGGTGTTCCTGCTGCTGTGGCAGCTGATCACCGCGCTCCAGGTCTTCGACCTCGTGTACGTGACCACCAAGGGCGGCCCGCTCGGCTCGACCACCGTGATCGTGTACTTCGTCTGGCAGCAGGCGTTCCAGATGTTCACGGCCGGGTACGGAGCCGCGGCCGCGTACGTCCTCGCGCTGGCCATGCTGGTCGCGGGGGTGGCACTGCGTGTCGTGCGGCGTCGGCAGGGGCGCGTCGTGGAAGGGGCCTTCCGATGA
- a CDS encoding carbohydrate ABC transporter permease — MSTRPTSALKVSAGGASSRSVSPWHLLLAPLALAFALPLVWLLLSSVMTNAEINRFPPALWPDSIDLGGYRYVLGNAMFPRWFANSLIVASVAVVSNLLLGSLGGYAFARMRFAGSRVLLGLMLATMVIPFQLTMIPTFLVMKWLGLIDTLGALIVPSLVTPFAVFLFRQFFLTLPREIEEAAWIDGCSRLRVLFSIVMPLARPALATVAVLTFLTTWNDLSWPLIAINHDTQYTLQLGLTTFQGQHHARWSAVMAGNVITVLPVLVAFLLAQKTFVQSLTSSGLKG, encoded by the coding sequence ATGAGTACGCGTCCGACGAGTGCGCTCAAGGTAAGTGCGGGCGGGGCGAGTTCGCGCAGCGTGAGTCCCTGGCATCTGCTGCTCGCTCCGCTGGCGCTGGCGTTCGCGCTGCCGCTGGTGTGGCTGCTGCTGAGTTCGGTGATGACGAACGCGGAGATCAACCGGTTTCCGCCGGCGTTGTGGCCCGACAGCATCGATCTGGGCGGCTACCGGTATGTGCTGGGCAACGCGATGTTCCCGCGCTGGTTCGCGAACTCGCTGATCGTCGCGTCGGTCGCCGTGGTGTCGAATCTGCTGCTCGGGTCGCTCGGCGGCTACGCGTTCGCGCGGATGCGGTTCGCGGGGTCGCGTGTGCTGCTCGGGCTGATGCTGGCGACCATGGTCATCCCGTTCCAGCTGACGATGATCCCGACCTTCCTGGTGATGAAGTGGCTCGGTCTGATCGACACGCTGGGTGCGCTGATCGTGCCGTCGCTGGTGACGCCCTTCGCCGTGTTCCTGTTCCGGCAGTTCTTCCTGACACTGCCGAGGGAGATCGAGGAGGCCGCCTGGATCGACGGGTGTTCGCGGCTGCGCGTGCTCTTCTCGATCGTCATGCCGCTGGCCCGGCCCGCCCTCGCGACGGTCGCGGTGCTGACGTTCCTCACGACGTGGAACGACCTGTCCTGGCCGCTCATCGCGATCAACCACGACACCCAGTACACGCTCCAGCTGGGTCTGACCACCTTCCAGGGGCAGCACCACGCACGGTGGTCCGCGGTGATGGCGGGCAACGTCATCACGGTGCTGCCGGTGCTGGTGGCGTTCCTGCTGGCGCAGAAGACGTTCGTCCAGTCGCTCACGTCCAGCGGACTGAAGGGGTAG
- a CDS encoding carbohydrate kinase family protein: MSRSFDLLVIGDVNPDVVVGPVPRAVAFGQREQLVERGGLVLGGSAAIMACGAARLGLRVAFAGRVGDDPAGAFVRGELTDHGVDTTRLTIDPHLPTPLTVVLNDKDGDRAILTSPGCLTATSAQDVPEALLADARHVHAASYFLMPRLARSLATVFARARAHGASTSLDTNDDPDDRWDRELLEPVLEFTDILLPNAAEARALTGETQLEAAAAALAGIVPLVVVKDGSEGALAHDGERVRRVPAVPVEPVDTVGAGDSFDAGFVAATLRGLDLRSSLALAAVCGSLSTRGHGGTAAQPTWHEALAHTDLESRT, translated from the coding sequence TTGTCCCGTTCCTTCGACCTCCTGGTGATCGGTGACGTCAATCCCGATGTCGTAGTGGGTCCGGTGCCCCGCGCGGTGGCCTTCGGCCAGCGTGAACAGCTCGTCGAGCGGGGCGGGCTGGTCCTCGGCGGCTCGGCGGCGATCATGGCGTGCGGAGCGGCACGGCTGGGGCTGCGGGTGGCCTTCGCCGGGCGCGTGGGGGACGACCCCGCGGGCGCGTTCGTCCGCGGAGAGCTCACCGACCACGGCGTCGACACCACTCGTCTCACCATCGACCCTCACCTGCCCACGCCCCTGACGGTGGTGCTCAACGACAAGGACGGCGACCGGGCCATCCTCACGTCGCCCGGCTGTCTGACGGCGACGAGTGCGCAGGACGTGCCCGAGGCACTGCTGGCCGACGCCCGGCACGTGCACGCGGCGTCCTACTTCCTGATGCCCCGTCTGGCCCGGTCCCTCGCAACCGTGTTCGCCCGGGCGAGGGCCCACGGGGCGAGTACCTCGCTCGACACCAACGACGATCCCGACGACAGATGGGACCGCGAACTGCTCGAACCCGTACTGGAGTTCACCGACATCCTGCTGCCGAACGCCGCCGAGGCCCGCGCACTCACCGGCGAGACCCAACTGGAGGCGGCGGCAGCCGCGTTGGCGGGAATCGTCCCGCTGGTCGTCGTCAAGGACGGCTCCGAGGGCGCTCTCGCCCACGACGGAGAACGGGTCCGGCGCGTACCGGCCGTGCCGGTGGAGCCGGTCGACACCGTGGGCGCAGGCGACAGCTTCGACGCCGGTTTCGTCGCGGCGACCCTGCGCGGTCTTGACCTGCGCTCGTCCCTTGCGCTGGCCGCCGTCTGCGGTTCCCTCTCGACCCGCGGCCACGGCGGTACGGCGGCACAGCCGACGTGGCACGAGGCACTCGCCCACACCGACCTGGAGAGCCGTACATGA
- a CDS encoding alpha-glucosidase/alpha-galactosidase produces the protein MTEVKIAFVGAGSVVFTQGLLADLFAFPELGHARIALHDIDEERLATAEGAARQIADERGAKPTITAHLDRRAALEGADFVVNTVQVGMNEATRTDFDVPARYGVRQTIGDTLGIGGIFRALRTFPVLRGLAEDMAELCPDALLLNYTNPMAMNVLYLSRIAPALRTTGLCHSVYWTMHDLSNLVGVPFEEVSYLAAGVNHQAWVLRFERDGRDLHPLLDAAIAKDPGLLRRVRVDMYRRLGHYPTETSEHSAEYVPWYLHHDTEIERLRLPVGAYLEIIAENTADYERTRRALLADAPLPVEGTMEYAPQVIHSVVTGTPRTIYGNVPNRGLIDNLPAGSVVEVPCLVDALGVQPTRVGALPPQCAALNSAYVSVTDLVVRAATDGDPRHIRHAAMADPATAAALPVERIWDLCDDLVRAHRELLQPELREELGH, from the coding sequence ATGACCGAGGTAAAGATCGCCTTCGTGGGAGCCGGCAGCGTGGTGTTCACGCAGGGGCTCCTGGCCGATCTGTTCGCCTTCCCCGAGCTGGGGCACGCCCGGATCGCCCTGCACGACATCGACGAGGAACGGCTGGCCACGGCGGAGGGAGCCGCCCGCCAGATCGCGGACGAGCGAGGCGCCAAACCGACGATCACCGCGCACCTCGACCGGCGCGCCGCCCTCGAAGGCGCCGACTTCGTCGTCAACACCGTCCAGGTCGGCATGAACGAGGCCACCCGCACGGACTTCGACGTCCCGGCCCGCTACGGAGTGCGCCAGACCATCGGCGACACCCTCGGTATCGGCGGCATCTTCCGCGCCCTGCGCACCTTCCCCGTGCTGCGCGGTCTCGCCGAGGACATGGCCGAACTCTGCCCGGACGCCCTGCTGTTGAACTACACCAACCCCATGGCGATGAACGTCCTGTACCTGTCGCGGATCGCACCGGCCCTGCGCACGACCGGTCTGTGCCACTCGGTGTACTGGACGATGCACGACCTCTCGAATCTGGTGGGTGTCCCCTTCGAGGAGGTCTCCTATCTGGCCGCCGGCGTGAACCATCAGGCCTGGGTGCTGCGTTTCGAGCGCGACGGCCGCGACCTCCACCCGCTCCTCGACGCCGCGATCGCGAAGGATCCGGGCCTCCTGCGCCGCGTACGGGTCGACATGTACCGCAGGCTGGGCCACTACCCCACCGAGACGAGCGAGCACTCCGCCGAGTACGTCCCCTGGTATCTGCACCACGACACCGAGATCGAACGTCTCCGGCTGCCGGTGGGCGCGTACTTGGAGATCATCGCGGAGAACACCGCCGACTACGAGCGCACCCGCCGGGCCCTGCTCGCGGACGCTCCCCTGCCCGTCGAGGGCACGATGGAGTACGCGCCCCAGGTCATCCACAGTGTCGTCACGGGGACCCCGCGCACGATCTACGGGAACGTCCCGAACCGCGGGCTCATCGACAACCTGCCCGCCGGTTCCGTGGTCGAAGTGCCCTGTCTGGTCGACGCGTTGGGCGTCCAGCCGACCCGGGTCGGGGCACTGCCCCCGCAGTGCGCGGCGCTCAACAGTGCATACGTCTCCGTCACCGACCTGGTCGTCCGCGCGGCCACGGACGGCGATCCGCGGCACATCCGCCATGCCGCGATGGCCGACCCCGCGACGGCGGCGGCCCTTCCGGTGGAGCGGATCTGGGACCTGTGCGACGACCTCGTACGGGCTCATCGGGAGCTGCTGCAGCCGGAGTTGCGGGAGGAGCTGGGGCACTGA
- a CDS encoding flavoprotein, with translation MTEQARKPFLYVVVCAAGVAEGVEELIALAQERNWEVGVFATPIATGFFDTAALESRTGRPIRSAWRAPGDPRPFPDPDAVTVAPATFNTINKWAAGISDTLALGTLCEVYGMGVPISVLPCVSEALTAHPAYQDSLKRLRGMGVRFGEHAFGGPAGREFRWEQALDLLER, from the coding sequence GTGACTGAACAGGCCCGGAAGCCCTTCCTCTACGTCGTCGTCTGCGCCGCCGGAGTCGCCGAGGGGGTCGAGGAGTTGATCGCCCTGGCGCAGGAGCGGAACTGGGAGGTCGGGGTCTTCGCGACCCCGATCGCGACCGGCTTCTTCGACACGGCGGCGCTCGAGTCGCGGACCGGCAGGCCGATCCGGTCCGCCTGGCGTGCCCCCGGCGACCCGCGCCCCTTCCCCGACCCGGACGCCGTCACCGTGGCGCCCGCGACGTTCAACACCATCAACAAATGGGCGGCCGGGATCTCCGACACCCTCGCCCTCGGCACACTCTGCGAGGTGTACGGGATGGGGGTGCCCATCTCCGTACTCCCCTGTGTGAGCGAGGCGTTGACGGCCCACCCCGCGTATCAGGACAGCCTGAAAAGGCTGCGCGGGATGGGCGTCCGGTTCGGCGAGCACGCCTTCGGCGGCCCCGCGGGCCGGGAGTTCCGCTGGGAACAGGCCCTGGACCTCCTGGAGCGGTGA
- a CDS encoding nuclear transport factor 2 family protein: MTDRPPLPPFTRETAAQKVQAAEDAWNTRDPHKVSLAYSQDSVWRNRDTFVTGRAQIVDMLTDKWGREQEYALRKDLWAFDGNRIAVRFQYECRDADGQWWRSYGNELWEFDEHGLMTRREASINDVPIEEKERRIHGPRPDAERGDSFPVQ; the protein is encoded by the coding sequence ATGACCGACCGCCCGCCCCTGCCGCCGTTCACCCGTGAGACCGCGGCCCAGAAGGTCCAGGCGGCCGAGGACGCCTGGAACACCCGCGATCCCCATAAGGTCTCGCTCGCGTACTCGCAGGACTCGGTCTGGCGCAACCGCGACACCTTCGTCACCGGCCGCGCCCAGATCGTGGACATGCTCACCGACAAGTGGGGGCGCGAGCAGGAGTACGCCCTGCGCAAGGACCTCTGGGCATTCGACGGCAACCGCATCGCCGTCCGTTTCCAGTACGAGTGCCGCGACGCCGACGGCCAGTGGTGGCGCTCCTACGGCAACGAGCTGTGGGAGTTCGACGAGCACGGCCTGATGACCCGGCGCGAGGCCAGCATCAACGACGTACCGATCGAGGAGAAGGAACGCCGGATCCACGGCCCGCGCCCGGACGCGGAGCGAGGGGATTCCTTCCCCGTCCAGTAG
- a CDS encoding TetR/AcrR family transcriptional regulator, with the protein MDSATAREQALDAAETLFYGRGIQAVGMDDIRGASGVSLKRLYQLFPAKEQLIVAYLERRDIRWRQRLSDHVAGHEDPGRRVLAVFDWLGEWFREPDFRGCAWINSYGELGATSERVTTQVRAHKQAFKNYLTGLVRDAGLPPDLADQVYLLAEGAMVTAGIEQSGSKPAEQAGRAARMLVEGYGGTVGH; encoded by the coding sequence ATGGACAGCGCGACCGCCAGGGAACAGGCCCTGGACGCGGCGGAAACCCTGTTCTACGGACGGGGCATACAGGCCGTCGGCATGGACGACATCCGCGGCGCGTCGGGGGTCTCGCTCAAGCGGCTCTACCAGCTGTTTCCCGCAAAGGAGCAGCTGATCGTGGCCTACCTGGAGCGCCGCGACATCCGCTGGCGGCAGCGGCTGTCCGACCACGTGGCCGGACACGAGGATCCCGGGCGGCGCGTCCTGGCGGTCTTCGACTGGCTCGGCGAGTGGTTCCGCGAGCCCGACTTCCGGGGCTGCGCCTGGATCAACTCGTACGGGGAGCTCGGCGCGACGTCGGAGCGGGTCACCACCCAGGTCCGCGCCCACAAGCAGGCTTTCAAGAACTACCTGACCGGCCTCGTGCGCGACGCCGGGCTGCCGCCCGACCTGGCCGACCAGGTGTATCTGCTGGCAGAAGGCGCCATGGTCACCGCCGGGATCGAGCAGAGCGGCTCGAAGCCCGCCGAGCAGGCCGGGCGGGCGGCCCGGATGCTGGTGGAGGGATACGGCGGGACCGTCGGCCATTGA
- a CDS encoding aldehyde dehydrogenase family protein — translation MTLHRDLLIGGKDLPATSGRTAEDVNPYSSQVYATVAAVGVEDVTRAVDAADAAFADWAELGPAQRRKIFLTAADLLEARTDEAVRIMAGEVGGTRPWAMFNVGLAANILREAAAAVTAPRGEVLSAQEEGALGLAVREPVGVVAAFSPWNAPVILGVRAVAAPLAAGNTVVMKPSEDAPIACGLFVADVLRDAGLPDGVLNVITNAPEDAAAVAEALIADERVRAVNFTGSTGVGRIIGVHAARHLKPAVLELGGKNSVIVLDDADVDYAVDAAVFSVFMNSGQICMSADRILVHESLAEEFTAKFTAKTESLASGDPADPHTVVGPLVTTDAARRVAALVEDAVAKGATVLTGGAAPEGAVHPATVLTDLPEDADLYHGEAFGPLAVISTFGTDDEAIAFANATEHGLTCGIITENGTHGLRVARRIRTGIVHINDQSVADEPNAPFGGFKASGYGRFGGRWGIEAFSNTRWVTLATQQAHFPF, via the coding sequence ATGACCCTCCATCGTGACCTGCTGATCGGCGGCAAGGACCTGCCCGCGACCTCCGGCCGCACCGCCGAGGACGTGAATCCCTACAGCTCACAGGTGTACGCCACGGTCGCCGCGGTCGGCGTCGAGGACGTCACCCGGGCCGTGGACGCCGCCGACGCGGCGTTCGCCGACTGGGCCGAGCTCGGGCCCGCCCAGCGGCGGAAGATCTTCCTCACCGCGGCCGATCTGCTGGAGGCCCGCACCGACGAGGCCGTACGGATCATGGCGGGCGAGGTCGGCGGGACCCGGCCCTGGGCCATGTTCAACGTCGGTCTTGCCGCGAACATCCTCCGCGAGGCGGCCGCCGCGGTGACCGCGCCGCGCGGCGAGGTGCTGAGCGCGCAGGAGGAGGGCGCGCTGGGGCTCGCGGTCCGTGAACCGGTGGGTGTCGTGGCCGCGTTCTCGCCGTGGAACGCCCCGGTCATCCTGGGCGTCCGGGCGGTCGCCGCGCCGCTCGCCGCGGGCAACACCGTGGTGATGAAGCCGAGCGAGGACGCACCGATCGCCTGCGGGCTGTTCGTCGCAGACGTCCTGCGCGACGCGGGCCTGCCCGACGGCGTCCTGAACGTGATCACGAACGCTCCGGAGGACGCGGCCGCCGTCGCCGAGGCCCTGATCGCCGACGAGCGCGTACGGGCCGTCAACTTCACCGGTTCCACGGGCGTCGGCCGGATCATCGGTGTGCACGCGGCCCGGCATCTGAAGCCCGCGGTCCTGGAACTCGGCGGCAAGAACTCCGTGATCGTGCTCGACGACGCCGACGTCGACTACGCGGTCGACGCCGCCGTCTTCTCCGTCTTCATGAACTCCGGGCAGATCTGCATGTCCGCCGACCGGATCCTCGTCCACGAGAGCCTCGCCGAGGAGTTCACAGCCAAGTTCACCGCGAAGACCGAGTCGCTCGCGTCCGGTGACCCGGCCGACCCGCACACCGTCGTCGGCCCGCTCGTCACGACGGACGCCGCCCGCCGGGTCGCCGCGCTCGTCGAGGACGCCGTCGCCAAGGGCGCCACCGTGCTGACCGGCGGCGCCGCCCCCGAGGGCGCCGTGCATCCGGCGACCGTGCTGACCGACCTTCCCGAGGACGCCGACCTCTACCACGGAGAGGCGTTCGGCCCGCTCGCCGTGATCAGCACCTTCGGCACGGATGACGAGGCGATCGCCTTCGCCAACGCCACGGAACACGGGCTCACCTGCGGAATCATCACCGAGAACGGCACCCACGGGCTCAGGGTTGCCCGCCGGATCCGTACCGGCATCGTGCACATCAACGACCAGTCCGTCGCCGACGAACCGAACGCCCCCTTCGGCGGGTTCAAGGCCAGCGGATACGGCCGCTTCGGCGGGCGCTGGGGCATCGAGGCGTTCAGCAACACACGCTGGGTGACACTGGCGACGCAACAGGCGCACTTCCCGTTCTAG